The following are encoded in a window of Pseudomonadota bacterium genomic DNA:
- the rsmH gene encoding 16S rRNA (cytosine(1402)-N(4))-methyltransferase RsmH, whose translation MEHLGVREGGVYIDCTFGRGGHSRAILARLGTAGRLLAIDRDPEAAGAAAALSTRDGRVLAEHGRFSTLGDMVQRRGWGRRIDGVLFDLGVSSPQLDDPARGFSFSGDGPLDMRMDPRSGHSAAAWLSRAGGDEIASVLYTYGEERHARRVARAIVAAREIAPIDTTRRLAEVVAAATPCSAERRHPATRAFLALRLKVNQELEELAAALPQALEVLAAGGRLLVVAFHSLEDRIVKRFLRDEARPSRPPRQFPVPAQEPPARLRLIAGPIRPPAAEVARNPRCRSAVLRVAERLR comes from the coding sequence ATGGAGCACCTCGGGGTTCGGGAGGGCGGGGTCTATATCGATTGCACCTTCGGCCGTGGCGGCCACAGCCGTGCGATCCTGGCGCGCCTGGGGACCGCCGGGCGCTTGCTGGCGATCGATCGCGACCCCGAGGCCGCGGGGGCCGCGGCGGCGCTCAGCACCCGTGATGGGCGCGTCCTCGCCGAGCACGGCCGCTTCAGCACGTTGGGGGACATGGTGCAGAGACGAGGATGGGGGAGGAGGATCGATGGGGTCTTGTTCGACCTCGGGGTGTCCTCGCCCCAGTTGGACGACCCGGCGCGGGGCTTCAGCTTTTCCGGTGACGGGCCCCTGGATATGCGCATGGACCCGCGGTCCGGACACAGCGCGGCCGCATGGCTTTCGCGCGCCGGGGGGGACGAGATCGCGTCGGTGCTCTACACCTACGGCGAGGAACGACACGCCCGCCGGGTGGCGCGGGCCATCGTAGCGGCACGGGAGATCGCGCCCATCGACACCACGCGGCGCTTGGCCGAGGTCGTTGCGGCGGCGACGCCATGCAGCGCAGAGCGCCGGCACCCCGCCACTCGCGCCTTCCTGGCCCTGCGCCTCAAGGTCAATCAGGAGCTCGAAGAGCTGGCGGCGGCGCTCCCCCAGGCGCTCGAGGTCCTGGCCGCCGGCGGCCGGCTGCTCGTGGTCGCCTTCCATTCCCTCGAGGACCGCATCGTCAAGCGTTTCCTGCGCGACGAGGCGCGTCCCTCGCGACCACCGCGTCAATTCCCGGTCCCGGCCCAGGAGCCGCCGGCGCGCCTGCGTCTCATCGCCGGCCCCATCCGGCCACCGGCCGCCGAGGTGGCGAGGAATCCCCGCTGCCGCAGCGCCGTCTTGCGGGTCGCGGAGCGCCTGCGATGA